The Lewinellaceae bacterium genome has a segment encoding these proteins:
- a CDS encoding phage tail sheath family protein, whose product MSDQITPGVYVEETSFTPNSIVPVPTYIPVFIGYTEKAIYRGRDCTRVPVKIKSFDEFKTIFGKAPEVRFAYTATGIQPQSVLYRMYAGVKWFFQHKETACYILSLGSYDYELATLTDIRPFSDALKILEKEPEITLVVVPDAASLITDIRGNDLGKVYDNCYRLQSKMIDHCGKMKDRFAILDVPGGFPPEDQLDPVKAFRKGIIPIDPAHQSFAAAYYPYLFTKILEEDDFAENGLFSTYDRSKKQAVLEYLNLMPPGAGMAGVYAKTDSEKGVWKAPANVNVLNVVKPAIAINDTDQHDLNISGDGKSICAIREFSHAGTLVWGARTLAGNDNEWKYVSVRRTCIFIEESVKQGLKPFVFEPNDANTWASVKSMVENFLYSLWREGAFPGAKASEAYYVRVGLGTTMTAQDVLNGILRVQLGVAMVKPAEFIILALEEKMVS is encoded by the coding sequence ATGTCAGATCAAATTACCCCCGGAGTTTATGTCGAAGAAACATCTTTCACCCCCAACTCCATCGTTCCTGTTCCAACTTATATCCCTGTATTCATAGGATACACGGAAAAAGCGATTTACCGCGGACGGGATTGCACCCGGGTACCTGTAAAGATAAAATCGTTTGATGAATTTAAAACCATTTTCGGTAAGGCACCGGAAGTCAGGTTTGCCTATACAGCCACAGGCATACAGCCACAGTCAGTTTTATACCGGATGTATGCTGGGGTAAAGTGGTTTTTTCAGCATAAAGAAACGGCATGTTACATATTGTCCCTGGGGAGTTATGATTATGAACTGGCGACTCTGACGGACATTAGGCCCTTTTCTGATGCGCTTAAAATTTTGGAAAAAGAACCGGAAATTACATTGGTTGTTGTGCCCGATGCTGCAAGCCTGATTACAGATATTCGGGGAAATGATCTCGGTAAGGTTTATGATAACTGCTACAGGCTGCAAAGTAAAATGATCGATCATTGTGGCAAAATGAAGGATCGTTTTGCCATTCTGGACGTTCCTGGCGGATTTCCGCCGGAGGATCAGCTGGATCCTGTTAAAGCATTCCGAAAAGGCATAATCCCTATTGATCCTGCACATCAATCTTTTGCTGCGGCTTATTATCCTTACCTGTTTACAAAAATTTTGGAAGAAGACGATTTTGCTGAAAATGGGCTTTTTTCTACTTACGATCGTTCGAAAAAACAGGCCGTGCTGGAATATTTGAATCTCATGCCGCCAGGTGCAGGTATGGCGGGGGTATATGCCAAAACGGATAGCGAAAAGGGAGTTTGGAAAGCGCCGGCAAACGTAAACGTACTCAATGTGGTGAAACCAGCAATCGCCATAAACGATACCGATCAGCACGATCTCAATATTTCGGGTGATGGAAAATCCATTTGTGCCATCAGGGAATTTTCTCATGCAGGCACACTGGTCTGGGGGGCTCGGACCCTGGCCGGCAATGATAATGAATGGAAATATGTGTCGGTCAGAAGGACGTGCATTTTTATCGAAGAATCCGTAAAACAAGGCCTGAAACCTTTTGTTTTTGAGCCCAATGATGCCAATACCTGGGCGTCGGTTAAATCCATGGTGGAAAATTTCCTTTATAGCCTTTGGCGGGAGGGAGCATTCCCGGGGGCAAAAGCTTCAGAGGCTTATTATGTCCGGGTGGGGCTGGGAACCACTATGACCGCGCAGGATGTTCTAAACGGGATCTTGCGGGTTCAGCTGGGCGTAGCTATGGTAAAGCCTGCCGAATTCATTATCCTGGCCCTGGAAGAAAAGATGGTATCCTGA
- a CDS encoding DUF4249 family protein codes for MTFDISKLRRWSLPLMTMVMFTTCELPVDWELKPGENGKLVIEAIITNEQKAQEVKLSLSYNDFNEKPVPVSEAVVRFYDGQNVVEFVEDSMEPGTFRSVVPIVLTYFTDYSLEVFYKGEQHMATSYMVPVLPFQPLTFQQIGETDSLRIKEVANIYGLVQQAMYEIDINWSHITNADSSKAKVFYYTFTTVDAGQIFSPPKEDVIFPRGSIVVEKKYSLNEDFAEFMRALVLETQWQGGVYEDDSGSLPTNFSNGALGFFGLCAVKADTLIAQ; via the coding sequence ATGACCTTTGATATCTCAAAATTAAGGAGATGGAGTCTTCCTTTGATGACAATGGTAATGTTTACCACTTGTGAGCTTCCCGTTGATTGGGAACTCAAACCCGGTGAAAATGGAAAACTTGTCATCGAGGCCATCATCACCAATGAGCAAAAAGCCCAGGAAGTGAAACTGTCCCTGAGTTACAATGATTTTAATGAAAAACCGGTCCCGGTTTCCGAAGCGGTGGTGCGTTTTTACGATGGACAAAATGTGGTTGAATTTGTTGAAGATTCCATGGAACCAGGTACTTTTCGAAGTGTGGTTCCTATTGTTTTAACCTATTTTACGGATTATTCCCTGGAAGTTTTCTATAAAGGCGAGCAACATATGGCGACGAGTTATATGGTGCCGGTTTTGCCCTTTCAACCGCTTACTTTTCAACAGATCGGCGAAACGGACAGTCTGCGCATCAAAGAAGTGGCCAATATTTACGGACTGGTACAGCAGGCTATGTATGAGATAGACATCAACTGGAGCCATATAACGAATGCCGACAGCAGTAAGGCAAAAGTTTTTTATTATACTTTTACCACCGTTGACGCCGGGCAGATATTTAGTCCTCCGAAGGAGGATGTCATTTTTCCGCGTGGAAGTATTGTGGTGGAGAAAAAATATTCCCTTAATGAAGATTTTGCCGAATTTATGCGTGCCCTGGTTCTGGAAACTCAATGGCAGGGTGGTGTTTACGAGGATGATTCCGGAAGTCTGCCCACTAATTTCAGCAATGGGGCTTTGGGCTTTTTCGGTCTTTGTGCCGTAAAAGCGGATACCTTAATCGCCCAATAA
- a CDS encoding PD40 domain-containing protein: MKNHLLLLILGLLAIQACQQTAKNPATEEVTEAVDSLRLEGEVHFKNVRQLTFGGDNAEAYFSFDGTKLSFQAKNEAWGTQCDQIYYMPITGYEGDKPTLISTGKGRTTCAYFMPGDENILFASTHEGGDNCPPEPEHRADGKYVWPIYSDFDIYVSDLNGNLVAKLTDTPGYDAEATLSQQGDKIVFTSMRTGDPELFTMNLDGSNVKQVTSGLGYDGGAFFTPDGQKLIFRASRPKTPEDIKVYKDLLAEGLVQPTEMELFMCNVDGSELTQITELGNANWAPYMHPSGQKILFCSNHKSERGFPFNIFMINLDGTGLEQVTFDTAFDSFLVFSPDGKKVAFSSNRNNGGTRATNVFVADWVE; the protein is encoded by the coding sequence ATGAAGAATCACTTATTACTGTTGATCCTGGGATTATTAGCTATCCAGGCTTGTCAGCAAACGGCAAAAAATCCTGCAACGGAAGAAGTTACCGAGGCAGTGGACAGCCTTCGACTCGAAGGAGAAGTACACTTCAAAAATGTTCGTCAACTCACTTTTGGAGGGGATAATGCAGAGGCTTATTTCAGCTTCGACGGGACAAAACTATCTTTCCAGGCCAAAAACGAAGCCTGGGGTACTCAGTGTGATCAGATCTATTACATGCCCATCACCGGATACGAAGGGGATAAACCTACTTTAATCAGTACCGGAAAAGGCAGAACGACCTGTGCTTATTTTATGCCGGGAGACGAAAACATCCTTTTTGCTTCCACCCACGAGGGCGGTGACAATTGCCCGCCGGAACCCGAACACCGGGCGGACGGAAAATACGTATGGCCGATTTATTCAGATTTTGATATTTACGTTTCGGACCTCAATGGTAATTTGGTCGCAAAATTGACCGATACTCCCGGGTATGATGCCGAAGCAACCCTTTCTCAACAAGGAGATAAAATCGTTTTCACCTCCATGCGCACCGGCGATCCTGAATTGTTTACTATGAATCTCGACGGATCAAATGTTAAACAGGTAACCAGCGGACTGGGATATGATGGTGGAGCATTTTTTACCCCGGATGGACAAAAACTGATCTTCAGGGCCTCACGTCCTAAAACTCCGGAAGATATTAAGGTTTACAAAGATCTGTTGGCGGAAGGGCTGGTCCAACCTACGGAAATGGAACTGTTTATGTGTAATGTTGACGGCTCTGAACTGACTCAAATCACAGAACTGGGCAATGCCAACTGGGCTCCTTACATGCATCCTTCCGGACAAAAGATCCTGTTTTGCTCCAATCACAAAAGCGAGAGAGGATTTCCGTTCAATATTTTTATGATCAACCTCGACGGAACGGGTCTTGAGCAGGTGACTTTTGATACCGCCTTTGATTCCTTCCTGGTATTTTCACCGGATGGCAAAAAAGTAGCTTTTTCTTCCAATCGTAATAACGGCGGAACCCGGGCAACCAATGTTTTTGTGGCGGATTGGGTGGAATAA
- a CDS encoding GNAT family N-acetyltransferase: protein MQIQQATIKDIPRLNLISVESKKHWGYPDDWIEHWRPDLTVTRAFLKENHVLKLVLEGEIRGFCAISESPEQYEIEHLWVQPAFIGKGLGKFLLEASLEKVVRRPIDIVVVADPNAEGFYTSQGFVTFNAVESYPKGRFLPLMRKSLTP, encoded by the coding sequence ATGCAAATCCAACAGGCAACCATAAAGGATATTCCCCGGTTGAATCTCATCAGTGTGGAATCCAAAAAACATTGGGGATATCCTGATGATTGGATAGAACACTGGAGGCCCGACCTCACCGTTACAAGGGCCTTTTTAAAGGAAAATCATGTATTAAAGCTGGTGCTCGAAGGAGAAATCAGAGGGTTTTGTGCCATTTCGGAATCTCCCGAGCAATACGAAATTGAGCATCTTTGGGTACAACCTGCGTTTATCGGTAAAGGGTTAGGTAAATTTTTACTCGAGGCCTCCCTTGAGAAAGTGGTAAGACGCCCCATAGATATAGTGGTGGTGGCTGATCCCAACGCCGAAGGGTTTTATACCAGCCAGGGATTTGTGACTTTTAATGCCGTGGAAAGTTATCCAAAAGGGCGCTTCTTACCCTTGATGAGAAAATCCCTGACCCCATAA
- a CDS encoding ammonium transporter has protein sequence MGKRMNFIVLTVLVLVALLFGSEYKFVTGGGEIDSGDTAWMLISSAFVLLMTPGLAFFYGGMVSRKNVISTLMQSFVALGVVSLIWVIVGFSIAFGDSIGGIFGNPFTYFNFRNVTLSPNPDFSSTIPFLLYALFQMKFAIITPALITGSFAERVRFRSYILFVVLFTLFIYAPLAHMTWHPDGLLRNWGVLDFAGGTVVHMSAGFAALAGAFFLGKRKQESHEPANVPFIILGTGLLWFGWFGFNSGSALGANEDAVIAFANTNLASASAMITWIFLERFHNRKMSALGACVGAIVGLVAITPAAGFVTLGQSIFIGFVAAITSNYAIRLKNKSDLDDTLDVFPSHGVGGMVGMILTAVFAKEVGLIYGHTSTFFYHIIALVIVAVFTFGGSWLLYYIVDILLPMRVTESQEERGLDASQHGETFV, from the coding sequence ATGGGAAAAAGAATGAATTTTATCGTATTGACCGTGCTAGTGCTGGTCGCTTTGCTTTTTGGTTCGGAATACAAATTCGTAACCGGTGGCGGGGAAATAGATTCCGGGGATACCGCATGGATGCTGATTTCCAGTGCGTTTGTACTGTTGATGACTCCTGGACTGGCCTTTTTTTACGGGGGCATGGTCAGTCGGAAGAATGTTATTTCCACGCTGATGCAAAGTTTTGTGGCCCTGGGAGTGGTGAGCCTGATCTGGGTTATTGTCGGGTTTAGTATCGCTTTTGGAGACAGCATTGGGGGTATTTTTGGCAATCCTTTTACTTACTTTAATTTCAGGAATGTCACGTTAAGCCCCAATCCGGATTTTTCTTCCACGATTCCTTTTTTGCTCTATGCCTTATTTCAAATGAAATTTGCCATCATCACCCCGGCATTGATCACCGGAAGTTTTGCGGAAAGGGTCAGGTTCAGAAGTTATATCCTTTTTGTGGTGCTGTTTACCCTTTTCATTTATGCTCCTCTGGCACACATGACCTGGCATCCCGACGGATTGCTGAGAAACTGGGGCGTGCTCGATTTTGCCGGAGGAACCGTGGTCCATATGTCTGCCGGTTTTGCCGCATTGGCCGGGGCTTTCTTTCTGGGCAAACGCAAACAAGAATCCCACGAACCGGCTAACGTTCCTTTTATCATTTTAGGAACGGGATTGTTGTGGTTTGGCTGGTTCGGATTCAACTCGGGGTCTGCCCTGGGCGCCAATGAAGATGCCGTCATCGCCTTTGCCAATACCAACCTGGCCTCGGCATCTGCTATGATCACCTGGATTTTCTTGGAGCGTTTCCACAACAGGAAAATGTCCGCACTCGGTGCCTGTGTTGGGGCTATCGTAGGCCTTGTCGCCATTACTCCTGCTGCCGGATTTGTGACCCTGGGGCAAAGTATTTTTATTGGTTTTGTGGCGGCGATTACCAGCAACTACGCCATTCGTCTGAAAAACAAATCCGACCTCGACGACACCCTTGATGTATTTCCAAGCCATGGGGTAGGAGGTATGGTGGGGATGATCCTCACCGCCGTATTTGCCAAGGAAGTGGGATTGATTTACGGGCATACCAGCACATTTTTTTACCATATAATTGCCCTGGTCATCGTGGCAGTGTTTACCTTTGGAGGCAGTTGGCTGCTGTATTATATTGTTGACATCCTGTTGCCTATGCGTGTTACGGAAAGCCAGGAAGAGAGAGGGCTGGATGCCTCCCAACATGGTGAGACTTTTGTTTAA